A portion of the Apteryx mantelli isolate bAptMan1 unplaced genomic scaffold, bAptMan1.hap1 HAP1_SCAFFOLD_40, whole genome shotgun sequence genome contains these proteins:
- the LOC136996520 gene encoding olfactory receptor 10K2-like: MENDSQTLATDFIFLGFSNLAELQKLLFVVFLLLYLVTLSTNATIMTIIRLDLSLHTPMYFFLSVLSFSETCYTFVIVPKMLVDLLAERKAISFLGCAVQMYFFLFLGCSHSFLLATMGYDRFVAICHPLHYNNIMTRQVCVQLVVASALSGLLVAQTVTTLVFCLPFQASRKLNHFFCDIAPVLGVAFAHTNLSKVVVFTLAIFVLLIPLTLLLISYLFILFAILQIPSAAGKRKAFSTCSAHLTVVVVHYGCACSICLRPNASYSSDQDAVISVAYTILTLLLNPMIYSLRNKDVKTALRKALRKNRLSQKDFQ, from the coding sequence ATGGAAAATGACAGCCAAACCCTGGCCACAGACTTCATCTTCCTGGGGTTCTCCAacctggcagagctgcagaagctgctctttgtggtctTTTTGCTGCTCTACCTGGTCACTCTGAGCACAAACGCCACTATCATGACCATCATAAGGCTTGATCTGAGCCTGCACAcgcccatgtacttcttcctctctgtcttgTCGTTTTCGGAGACTTGCTACACCTTTGTCATTGTCCCCAAGATGCTGGTAGACTTGCtggcagagaggaaagccatttccttcctgggctgtgctgtgcagatgtacttcttcctcttcttggggTGTTCCCACTCCTTCCTCCTGGCCACCATGGGCTACGATCGCTTCGTGGccatctgccaccccctgcactACAACAACATCATGACTCGGCAAGTGTGTGTTCAGCTGGTGGTTGCTTCTGCTCTCAGTGGCTTGCTGGTTGCCCAGACTGTTACCACCTTGGTATTTTGCTTGCCCTTCCAGGCCTCCAGGAAACtcaaccatttcttctgtgacATCGCCCCGGTCCTCGGAGTGGCCTTCGCTCACACCAATCTCAGCAAAGTTGTTGTCTTCACACTGGCCATCTTTGTCCTTCTGATCCCACTGACACTGCTCCTTATTTCATACCTCTTCATCCTCTTTGCCATCCTGCAGATCCCCTCAGCTGCAGGCAAgcgcaaagccttctccacctgcagcGCTCACCTGACGGTGGTGGTCGTGCACTATGGCTgtgcctgctccatctgcctgaGACCCAATGCCAGCTACTCATCGGATCAGGATGCGGTGATCTCAGTTGCCTACACCATTCTCACCCTGCTGCTCAACCCCATGATTTACAGCCTCCGGAACAAAGATGTCAAAACAGCACTTCGAAAAGCCCtcagaaaaaacagactttctcAGAAAGATTTCCAGTGA